A single Pantoea rwandensis DNA region contains:
- the phnC gene encoding phosphonate ABC transporter ATP-binding protein: protein MAQALLKTVIDNPYVPHAGQGNKVLSVQGLCKAYGENRVLDNVSFDLHAGELVAVIGRSGAGKSTLLHMLNGTISASQGAILSNRQGEADHDVVTLNSRQMREWRSECGMIFQDFCLVPRLDVLTNVLLGRLSQTSTLKSFFKVFSEADRAQAIELLQWMNMLPQALQRAENLSGGQMQRVAICRALMQNPRILLADEPVASLDPKNTKRIMDVLRQVSEQGISVMVNLHSIELVKQYCTRVIGIQRGKVLFDGHPSQLTDGLLHELYGDEINQLH from the coding sequence ATGGCACAGGCATTACTGAAAACCGTTATCGACAATCCTTATGTTCCGCACGCCGGGCAAGGCAACAAGGTGCTGTCGGTGCAGGGACTGTGCAAGGCGTACGGCGAAAACCGCGTACTGGATAATGTCAGCTTCGATCTGCATGCGGGCGAGCTGGTGGCCGTGATTGGTCGCTCAGGCGCAGGCAAATCGACACTGTTACATATGCTGAATGGCACCATCAGTGCTTCGCAGGGTGCGATTCTCAGTAATCGTCAGGGTGAAGCCGATCATGATGTGGTGACGCTCAATAGCCGCCAGATGCGCGAATGGCGCAGCGAATGCGGCATGATTTTCCAGGATTTCTGTCTGGTGCCGCGTCTGGATGTACTGACCAACGTACTGCTGGGGCGGCTGAGCCAGACTTCAACACTGAAATCGTTCTTCAAAGTGTTCTCCGAAGCGGACCGCGCGCAGGCGATTGAGCTGCTGCAGTGGATGAACATGCTGCCGCAGGCGCTGCAGCGTGCGGAGAACCTGTCAGGTGGGCAGATGCAGCGCGTGGCGATTTGCCGTGCGCTGATGCAAAACCCGCGCATTCTGCTGGCAGATGAGCCGGTGGCCTCACTCGATCCGAAAAACACCAAACGCATCATGGATGTGCTGCGTCAGGTGAGTGAGCAGGGCATCAGCGTCATGGTGAACCTGCACTCGATTGAACTGGTGAAGCAGTACTGCACCCGTGTTATCGGCATTCAGCGCGGTAAAGTGCTGTTTGACGGACATCCTTCTCAGTTGACCGATGGCTTGCTGCATGAGCTGTACGGCGACGAAATTAACCAGCTCCACTAA
- the phnD gene encoding phosphonate ABC transporter substrate-binding protein: MKLTSLALLTVAMTFGVNAADAPKELNLGILGGQNATQQIGDNQCVKDFFDKELNVDTKMRNSSDYSGVIQGLLGNKIDMVLSMSPASYASVYLQNPKAVDVVGIVVDDKDGSQGYHSVVIVKADSPYKKLEDLKGKSFGMADPDSTSGFLMPNQAFKKEFGGTVDDKYNNTFSSVTFSGGHEQDILGVLNGQFEGAVTWTSMIGDYDKGYTSGAFGRMMRMDQPDLMKKIRIIWQSPLIPNGPILVSNNLPADFKQKLVAAIKKLDKEDHSCFVKAVGGAQHIGPATVADYQNIIDMKRDLMKGSRG, translated from the coding sequence ATGAAACTGACCTCTTTAGCTTTATTGACTGTTGCAATGACTTTTGGCGTTAACGCAGCGGATGCACCAAAAGAATTGAACCTCGGGATTTTGGGTGGACAGAACGCCACTCAGCAGATCGGCGATAACCAGTGCGTGAAAGATTTCTTCGACAAAGAGCTGAACGTCGATACCAAAATGCGCAACTCGTCTGACTACTCAGGCGTGATTCAGGGCCTGCTGGGTAACAAAATTGATATGGTGCTGAGCATGTCTCCAGCATCTTATGCGTCGGTTTATCTGCAGAACCCGAAAGCGGTTGACGTGGTCGGCATCGTGGTGGATGACAAAGACGGATCACAGGGTTATCACTCTGTGGTGATCGTGAAAGCAGACAGCCCGTACAAAAAGCTGGAAGACCTGAAAGGCAAATCCTTTGGTATGGCCGATCCGGATTCAACTTCTGGCTTCCTGATGCCAAACCAGGCGTTCAAGAAAGAGTTTGGTGGCACGGTTGACGACAAGTACAACAACACCTTCTCCAGCGTGACCTTCTCTGGCGGCCACGAGCAGGACATCCTGGGTGTGCTGAACGGTCAGTTTGAAGGTGCTGTAACCTGGACTTCAATGATCGGCGATTATGACAAGGGTTATACCTCTGGTGCCTTTGGCCGCATGATGCGTATGGACCAGCCTGACCTGATGAAGAAAATCCGCATCATCTGGCAGTCGCCGCTGATCCCGAACGGTCCAATCCTGGTGAGCAACAACTTGCCCGCTGACTTCAAACAGAAGCTGGTGGCTGCGATCAAGAAGCTGGATAAAGAAGACCACAGTTGCTTTGTTAAAGCGGTGGGCGGTGCTCAGCACATCGGCCCGGCAACCGTTGCCGATTATCAGAACATCATCGATATGAAACGTGATTTGATGAAAGGTTCACGCGGTTAA
- the phnE gene encoding phosphonate ABC transporter, permease protein PhnE: MTDFEHYYQRIRRQQKRDTVLWSLLLVALYLAAGKMAEFNLVTVWQSLPHFFDYIGETVPVLHWSVLFADVKTEGSLAYWGYRLHFQLPLIWETLQLALSSTIVAVMIAGVLAFFAADNTQTPRSLRFAIRAFVAFLRTMPELAWAVMFVMAFGIGAIPGFLALALHTVGSLTKLFYESIESASDKPVRGLAACGATKLQRMRFAFWPQVKPTFLSYSFMRLEVNFRSSTILGLVGAGGIGQELMTNIKLDRYDQVSITLLLIIVVVSLLDTVSGWLRRRVVEGDIK, from the coding sequence TTGACCGATTTCGAACACTACTACCAACGCATCCGTCGTCAGCAAAAACGCGACACTGTGCTCTGGTCGCTGCTGTTGGTGGCGCTCTACCTCGCTGCGGGCAAGATGGCGGAATTCAATCTGGTCACCGTCTGGCAATCACTGCCACACTTTTTTGATTACATCGGCGAAACCGTGCCGGTGTTGCATTGGTCGGTGTTGTTCGCAGATGTCAAAACCGAAGGCTCGCTGGCCTACTGGGGCTACCGCCTGCATTTCCAGCTGCCGCTGATTTGGGAAACTTTGCAGCTGGCGCTGTCGTCGACCATCGTTGCCGTGATGATCGCTGGGGTACTGGCGTTTTTCGCCGCCGACAACACCCAAACGCCGCGCAGCCTACGCTTTGCGATCCGTGCCTTTGTCGCTTTCCTGCGCACCATGCCTGAACTGGCGTGGGCGGTGATGTTCGTCATGGCGTTTGGCATTGGGGCGATTCCCGGCTTCCTCGCACTGGCGCTGCACACCGTGGGAAGCCTGACCAAACTGTTTTATGAATCGATTGAGAGCGCTTCGGACAAACCGGTGCGCGGCCTCGCGGCCTGCGGCGCCACCAAATTACAGCGCATGCGCTTCGCCTTCTGGCCACAGGTGAAACCGACGTTTCTCTCCTACAGCTTTATGCGCCTTGAAGTGAACTTCCGTTCTTCCACCATCCTCGGATTGGTCGGTGCGGGCGGTATCGGCCAGGAGCTGATGACCAACATCAAACTGGACCGTTACGATCAGGTCAGTATTACGCTGCTGCTGATCATTGTGGTGGTTTCGCTGCTGGATACGGTATCCGGCTGGTTGCGCCGTCGCGTGGTGGAAGGGGATATCAAATGA
- the phnE gene encoding phosphonate ABC transporter, permease protein PhnE, whose product MIALAPDVAKLKQEHPALFAAQNRYLRRVAGVALAIALYYLFFFEFFGIEWSRVIIGCEQLGRYFLRMFVWQDFMNWPFGYYFSQIGITLAIVFAGTLTASLIALPVSFLAARNVMHDPIARPISLVVRRLLDILRGVDMAIWGLIFVRAVGMGPLAGVLAIVVQDVGLLGKLYAEGHEAVERSPSRGLGAVGANSLQKHRFGIFTQSFPTFLALSLYQIESNTRSAAVLGFVGAGGVGLVYAENMRLWNWDVVMFLTILLVGVVMIMDVISSKLRKCYITGKPLPLWQPAVRD is encoded by the coding sequence ATGATCGCATTAGCACCGGATGTGGCGAAACTGAAGCAGGAACATCCTGCACTGTTCGCCGCCCAAAACCGTTATCTGCGCCGGGTGGCTGGCGTTGCACTTGCCATCGCGCTCTATTACCTGTTCTTCTTTGAGTTCTTTGGCATTGAGTGGAGCCGAGTCATTATCGGTTGCGAGCAACTAGGGCGTTACTTCCTGCGCATGTTCGTTTGGCAAGACTTTATGAATTGGCCATTTGGCTATTATTTCTCGCAGATTGGCATAACGCTGGCGATAGTATTTGCCGGGACATTGACTGCATCGCTGATCGCGTTGCCAGTGTCGTTCCTTGCGGCGCGTAACGTGATGCACGATCCCATTGCCCGTCCGATCTCCTTAGTGGTGCGCCGTTTGCTCGACATCCTGCGCGGTGTCGATATGGCCATCTGGGGCCTGATCTTTGTGCGTGCGGTTGGCATGGGGCCGTTGGCGGGCGTACTGGCGATTGTGGTTCAGGATGTAGGCTTGCTGGGTAAACTGTATGCGGAAGGGCATGAAGCGGTTGAACGTTCGCCAAGCCGTGGTTTAGGTGCGGTGGGGGCCAATAGTCTGCAGAAACATCGCTTTGGCATCTTTACCCAATCCTTTCCGACCTTCCTGGCGTTGAGCCTGTACCAGATTGAATCCAATACCCGTTCGGCGGCGGTACTTGGCTTTGTCGGGGCAGGTGGCGTCGGCCTGGTGTATGCCGAGAACATGCGTCTGTGGAACTGGGATGTGGTGATGTTCCTGACCATCCTTCTGGTCGGCGTGGTGATGATTATGGATGTCATCTCCAGCAAATTGCGTAAATGCTACATCACGGGGAAACCGTTGCCGCTGTGGCAGCCTGCCGTGCGCGATTAA